A single region of the Bifidobacterium asteroides DSM 20089 genome encodes:
- a CDS encoding BofC C-terminal domain-containing protein, with amino-acid sequence MTRNDASKKLFLYSTAVSDVGYVRSNNQDSAFAGERLVAMCDGMGGHAGGDTASTIAIRSLAHIERDDREQDVQSLARMMETSVIAAHDAIVGKAKREHRLSGMGTTVTALALADDSWVLAHIGDSRGYLLREGKLIRMTQDHSYVQHLIDTGRISPAEARNHPQRNVVMRVLGDFDIDPRPDISISKALPADRWMICSDGLCGVLEDSTIAEVLSSVSDQAECAQQLVTFALKAGSTDNVTVVIADATLALDADAFDLPHQTPLVGGAASSNLEALADILDEPVAAAPRLRDESRESPAKRAADLAQDRDAGKQEDEDDDVRTAQPSAAREESGERHVPDTSEIPVVHKKDGSDSADPYDPDVADAIHKEHLEQRKRQRSRHRRIRLILAGIITLVILALAGGTAAAYRWSQEQYYLGTDQGRVVIYQGVPTKAFALSLSHPVQTTDIAVKGLPQSWRDQLEEGITVSSMDDAKEHARLIRKEAGGLKREHAKEAKDESDQTSASPSASPSPSETDQGGRQKS; translated from the coding sequence ATGACCAGGAACGATGCGAGTAAAAAGCTGTTCCTCTACTCCACGGCGGTTTCAGACGTGGGGTACGTGCGCAGCAACAACCAGGATTCTGCCTTCGCCGGCGAGCGCCTGGTGGCCATGTGCGACGGCATGGGCGGCCACGCAGGCGGGGATACAGCCTCGACCATAGCCATCCGATCCCTGGCCCACATCGAACGCGACGACCGGGAACAGGACGTGCAATCCCTGGCCCGGATGATGGAGACTTCGGTCATCGCGGCCCATGACGCCATCGTGGGCAAGGCCAAGCGCGAACACCGCCTGTCAGGCATGGGCACCACGGTCACGGCCCTGGCTCTGGCCGACGACTCCTGGGTGCTGGCCCATATCGGGGACTCCCGAGGCTACCTGCTGCGGGAAGGCAAGTTGATCCGGATGACCCAGGACCACTCCTACGTGCAGCACCTGATCGACACCGGCCGCATCTCCCCGGCAGAAGCCCGCAACCACCCTCAGCGCAACGTGGTCATGCGGGTCCTGGGGGACTTCGACATCGACCCCCGTCCGGACATCTCCATCTCCAAGGCCCTGCCCGCAGACCGCTGGATGATCTGCTCGGACGGCCTCTGCGGCGTTCTGGAGGACTCGACCATCGCCGAAGTGCTGTCCTCTGTCTCGGACCAGGCAGAGTGCGCCCAGCAGCTGGTCACTTTCGCCCTGAAGGCCGGCAGCACCGACAACGTGACCGTGGTCATCGCCGATGCCACGCTGGCCCTGGACGCCGATGCCTTCGATCTGCCCCATCAGACCCCCTTGGTCGGTGGCGCAGCCAGCTCCAACCTGGAGGCCCTGGCCGACATTCTGGATGAGCCAGTAGCGGCCGCACCGCGCCTACGCGACGAGTCCCGGGAATCCCCCGCCAAGCGGGCCGCCGACCTGGCCCAGGACCGGGATGCCGGCAAGCAGGAGGACGAGGATGACGATGTCCGCACCGCCCAACCCTCGGCTGCACGCGAAGAGAGCGGCGAACGACATGTGCCCGACACCAGCGAGATCCCCGTCGTCCACAAGAAGGACGGCTCGGACTCTGCCGACCCCTACGACCCGGACGTAGCCGACGCCATCCACAAGGAGCACCTGGAGCAGCGCAAGCGTCAGCGCTCAAGGCACCGGCGGATTCGGCTGATCCTGGCCGGCATCATCACGCTGGTAATCCTTGCCCTGGCCGGAGGCACGGCGGCTGCCTACCGCTGGAGCCAGGAACAGTACTACCTGGGCACGGACCAGGGCCGAGTTGTCATCTACCAGGGCGTGCCCACCAAGGCCTTCGCCCTCTCGCTGTCCCACCCGGTGCAGACCACGGACATCGCCGTCAAGGGTCTGCCCCAGTCCTGGCGTGACCAGCTGGAAGAGGGCATCACCGTCTCCAGCATGGACGACGCCAAGGAGCACGCCCGTCTGATTCGCAAGGAGGCCGGCGGCCTCAAACGCGAGCACGCCAAAGAGGCCAAGGACGAGTCCGACCAGACATCGGCTTCTCCCTCAGCCTCGCCCTCACCGTCGGAAACCGATCAGGGCGGGCGGCAGAAGTCATGA
- a CDS encoding FHA domain-containing protein FhaB/FipA: MTELTFAILKYGFLALLWVFVWLAIRSLRKDIETFSPKTSHTRRRSERAAQGKLPAAARSVPIAPVSKTEPANNEPSLLVVIDGPLAGSSTPLSGRPITLGRSSSNTLVLDDEFVSGHHARVYQDPASGRWAIEDLGSTNGTVVSGQKITAPTILPAEVPVRIGATTFELR, encoded by the coding sequence CTGACTGAACTGACATTCGCCATCCTCAAATACGGATTCCTGGCTCTGTTATGGGTATTCGTATGGCTGGCCATCCGTTCACTCCGCAAAGACATCGAAACTTTCAGCCCCAAAACCTCTCATACCCGCCGACGTAGCGAACGCGCAGCCCAGGGCAAGCTGCCGGCGGCCGCCAGATCCGTACCCATCGCCCCAGTCAGCAAGACGGAGCCCGCAAACAACGAGCCTTCCCTGCTGGTGGTCATTGACGGACCTTTGGCCGGCTCCTCCACGCCGCTGTCCGGACGACCCATCACCCTGGGCCGCTCCTCCTCGAACACCCTGGTGCTGGACGATGAGTTCGTCTCCGGCCATCATGCGCGGGTCTACCAGGATCCCGCATCGGGCCGATGGGCCATCGAGGATCTGGGCTCCACCAACGGTACCGTCGTCTCGGGGCAGAAAATCACGGCACCGACAATCCTACCGGCGGAGGTTCCCGTGCGCATCGGAGCCACCACCTTCGAGTTGAGGTAG
- a CDS encoding FhaA domain-containing protein, producing the protein MSVLDRFEKSVEGAVNGVFSKFGSKDLQPVDLSSALEREIDSQAMPVGRDRTVAPNEYRFRLSTPDFDRIEQWGSEALANELADNLTKYAESQHYAFVGPVVVIFEEDLNLNKGDFHLSAESVQGNAAPVTTPEESKDCPVLEINGRQYLLTAPITTIGRGSSCDIVIDDAGISRRHLQIEITDKGVVARDLGSTNGTYVEGHQVPAATLLDGNTITIGRTRILYWASSQEQDS; encoded by the coding sequence ATGAGCGTTCTCGATCGTTTCGAGAAGAGCGTGGAAGGCGCCGTTAACGGTGTCTTCTCGAAGTTCGGCTCCAAGGACCTACAGCCCGTCGACCTGTCGAGCGCCCTCGAGCGTGAGATAGACTCACAGGCCATGCCCGTCGGTCGCGACCGCACCGTGGCGCCCAACGAGTATCGATTCAGACTATCCACACCAGACTTCGACCGCATCGAGCAGTGGGGTTCGGAGGCTCTGGCCAACGAGCTGGCAGACAACCTGACCAAGTACGCCGAAAGCCAGCACTATGCCTTCGTCGGCCCGGTCGTGGTCATCTTCGAGGAGGACCTCAACCTGAACAAGGGCGACTTCCACCTGTCTGCCGAGTCGGTCCAGGGCAACGCGGCACCCGTCACCACACCCGAAGAGTCCAAGGACTGCCCGGTGTTGGAGATCAACGGTCGCCAGTACCTGCTGACCGCGCCCATCACCACCATCGGCCGTGGATCCTCCTGCGACATCGTCATCGACGACGCAGGCATCTCCCGTCGACACCTGCAGATCGAAATCACTGACAAGGGCGTGGTAGCCCGCGATCTGGGATCCACCAACGGCACCTATGTAGAGGGACATCAGGTTCCCGCAGCCACCCTGCTGGACGGCAATACCATCACCATCGGCCGTACCCGCATCCTTTACTGGGCATCGTCGCAGGAACAGGATTCGTAA
- a CDS encoding LPXTG cell wall anchor domain-containing protein: MTTPTQPDQPNQPDQSGQTAPVDNNTKQPAKDNKAPAKDPAKQDTKKNNNTLAQTGADATAPLAIAAGLCLAAGITLGLRRKLAL, from the coding sequence GTGACCACTCCCACCCAGCCTGACCAGCCCAACCAGCCTGACCAGTCTGGTCAGACCGCTCCGGTTGACAACAACACCAAGCAGCCTGCCAAGGACAACAAGGCTCCCGCCAAGGATCCGGCTAAGCAGGACACCAAGAAGAACAACAACACACTGGCCCAGACCGGCGCCGACGCCACGGCTCCTCTGGCCATCGCCGCTGGCCTCTGCCTGGCTGCCGGCATCACCCTGGGTCTGCGTCGCAAGCTGGCTCTGTGA